In Sulfurisphaera javensis, a single genomic region encodes these proteins:
- a CDS encoding SDR family oxidoreductase → MDLGIKGKKVIVTAASKGIGFATAKRFLEEGAKVIISSHDENNLKKAYEKLKEIGEVYYIVTDLTRPNEVENLIKNGYNILGGLDVLVYVTGSPKPGNIFELSNDDWINAFYLLLMSAVVAVREAGKLMRENGRIILSTSMTLKEPISNLDLSNVVRLSLAGLIKVASKELGERGILVNGIMPGWTLTDRVDQLVKDRARRENRKEEEVIREIVKEVPLKRMAKPEEVANVILFLASDLASYVNGVLIPVDGGLIKATL, encoded by the coding sequence ATAGACCTAGGGATAAAGGGAAAGAAAGTAATAGTAACAGCAGCTAGTAAAGGTATTGGTTTTGCAACTGCGAAAAGATTTTTGGAAGAAGGAGCCAAAGTTATTATATCATCTCATGATGAGAATAATTTAAAGAAAGCATATGAAAAATTAAAAGAAATTGGAGAGGTATACTATATAGTAACGGATCTAACAAGACCAAATGAAGTTGAGAATCTTATAAAAAATGGTTACAATATACTAGGAGGTTTAGACGTTTTAGTCTATGTAACCGGTAGTCCTAAACCTGGTAATATATTTGAGTTAAGTAATGATGATTGGATTAACGCATTTTATCTACTTTTAATGAGTGCTGTGGTTGCTGTTAGAGAAGCAGGAAAACTAATGCGTGAAAATGGAAGAATAATATTATCTACTTCAATGACTCTTAAAGAGCCTATTAGTAATTTGGATCTTTCTAACGTGGTAAGATTATCTCTTGCTGGTTTAATTAAAGTTGCCTCTAAGGAATTAGGTGAAAGAGGTATTTTAGTTAATGGTATAATGCCAGGTTGGACGTTAACTGATAGAGTAGATCAATTAGTTAAAGATAGGGCAAGAAGAGAAAACAGAAAAGAAGAAGAAGTAATAAGAGAAATTGTTAAAGAAGTTCCTTTAAAGAGAATGGCTAAACCAGAGGAAGTTGCTAATGTTATTCTATTTCTTGCTTCAGA
- the udg gene encoding type-4 uracil-DNA glycosylase has product MKKLDEIAQEIITCKKCKLWQTRTHAVPGEGNPNAEIMFIGEAPGESEDKEGRPFVGAAGKLLTQLINEILGLDRKQVFITNILKCRPPNNRDPEEDEITACSPYLDEQIEIIMPKIIVTLGRHSTKYIFNKMGESFSSITKVRGKSYSWKYKDKEIIVFPTYHPAAALYNPNLRKTLEEDFKKIRELTKTSKRYTIDYFLGGQNRPRDKGKESNSNSS; this is encoded by the coding sequence ATGAAAAAATTAGATGAAATAGCTCAAGAGATTATAACTTGTAAAAAATGTAAATTGTGGCAAACAAGAACTCATGCTGTCCCTGGCGAAGGTAATCCTAACGCAGAGATAATGTTCATTGGAGAAGCCCCTGGCGAAAGTGAGGATAAAGAAGGTAGACCTTTTGTTGGTGCTGCTGGGAAACTTTTAACTCAATTAATTAATGAGATTTTAGGACTAGATAGAAAACAAGTTTTCATAACTAATATACTCAAATGTAGACCGCCAAATAATAGAGATCCAGAAGAAGATGAAATAACTGCATGTTCTCCATACTTAGACGAACAGATTGAAATTATTATGCCAAAAATCATAGTAACATTAGGAAGACATTCTACAAAATATATTTTTAATAAAATGGGAGAGAGTTTTTCTTCGATTACAAAAGTAAGAGGAAAAAGCTATTCGTGGAAATATAAAGATAAAGAAATAATTGTTTTCCCTACTTATCATCCTGCTGCAGCATTATATAACCCAAACTTGAGGAAAACATTAGAGGAAGATTTTAAGAAAATTAGGGAGCTTACGAAAACGTCAAAAAGATATACTATTGACTATTTCCTAGGTGGTCAAAATAGACCTAGGGATAAAGGGAAAGAAAGTAATAGTAACAGCAGCTAG